In Zingiber officinale cultivar Zhangliang chromosome 1A, Zo_v1.1, whole genome shotgun sequence, a genomic segment contains:
- the LOC122038703 gene encoding glycosyltransferase BC10-like isoform X1, whose protein sequence is MKRRSFLPQHRSGRWRIKLLLMVLLLFSCFCLLMLNHYSFSRVFEHSAAEAPPVVDTQKPKIAFLFIARNRLPLEFVWDAFFQGEKEGKFSIFVHSRPGFILNEATTRSAYFYNRQVNNSIQVEWGEASMIEAERILLRNAIKDSFNERFLFLSDSCIPLYNFSYIYKYIMSTTTSFIDSFADTKEGRYNPRMNPVIPVYNWRKGSQWVVLTRKHAQVMINDDAVLPEFERHCRRKSLPEFWRDHPFPADPSKEHNCIPDEHYVQTLIAQKGLEGEITRRALTHTLWDLSSSKDRQRRGWHPVTYKLSDATPKLINDIKGIDNIYYETEYRREWCRSQGMPSKCFLFARKFTRAAVMGLLNSSVLIIN, encoded by the exons ATGAAGCGGAGGAGCTTTTTGCCGCAGCATCGGAGCGGCAGATGGAGAATCAAGCTGCTGCTGATGGTGCTCCTCTTGTTCTCCTGCTTCTGCTTGCTGATGCTTAACCATTACTCCTTCTCCCGAGTATTCGAGCATAGTGCGGCTGAAGCCCCACCTGTCGTCGACACGCAGAAGCCCAAGATCGCCTTTCTCTTCATAGCGCGCAATCGGCTTCCCTTGGAGTTCGTCTGGGATGcgttttttcaa GGTGAGAAAGAGGGCAAATTTTCGATCTTTGTTCACTCCAGGCCCGGGTTTATACTCAACGAAGCCACCACACGATCTGCCTATTTTTATAATCGTCAAGTCAACAACAGCATACAG GTAGAGTGGGGAGAGGCTAGCATGATTGAAGCAGAGCGTATTTTGCTTAGAAATGCGATCAAGGATTCTTTTAATGAGCGATTTCTTTTTCTGTCAGACAG TTGCATTCCATTATATAACTTCAGTTACATCTACAAATACATAATGTCTACGACAACTAGCTTCATAGACAG TTTTGCTGATACCAAAGAGGGTCGTTATAATCCACGAATGAACCCAGTTATTCCTGTCTACAATTGGAGGAAAGGATCTCAG TGGGTAGTGTTAACAAGAAAACATGCTCAAGTTATGATCAATGATGATGCAGTCTTACCAGAATTCGAAAGGCATTGCAGG AGGAAGTCTTTACCAGAGTTTTGGAGGGATCATCCTTTT CCTGCAGATCCATCCAAGGAGCACAATTGTATACCAGATGAGCATTATGTTCAGACACTGATTGCA CAAAAGGGCCTTGAAGGTGAAATTACACGGAGAGCATTGACACATACATTATGGGATCTTTCATCTTCCAAAGATCGCCAAAGGCGAGGATGGCATCCTGTCACATACAAGCTTTCAGATGCTACACCCAAGCTTATCAATGACATAAAG GGCATAGATAATATATACTACGAGACCGAGTACCGGAGGGAGTGGTGCAGAAGCCAGGGAATGCCATCGAAGTGCTTTCTCTTTGCCAGGAAATTCACACGAGCTGCTGTCATGGGGCTTCTCAATTCG TCAGTGCTAATTATAAATTGA
- the LOC122008137 gene encoding protein POOR HOMOLOGOUS SYNAPSIS 1-like, which translates to MEAEELAAQRRMQWEVELARFFNFTRSAPPPGLRSLPKGKRYCSNGTWISSESLATLLVHKPNPNSAPVLSLTVPALACEEHYVSNLNFSWPQVSCVPQCPVRGSRVVFASYMDSFIQLQKFAMRFSTCSDAESFLGFVKVLSQHMLPHSSFLIKLFLVKAQSSISCFVLHIRLYEVEMVDDTPHECEISSHSEIVSPAGLYTSVEEPMPMNDGGIPASDDNKEPELSQHSMLFSSAPSISSELPHSFTELLNNCLSDNTEKVIDQTVHIGEPDLGSHAQEYLVNPLRQAAPEQLGSMEEGDIMANIECMSDATFHDMLSMLEKTIYELGGNLALEVTGPSFDERRVNSPGS; encoded by the exons ATGGAGGCGGAGGAGCTGGCGGCGCAGCGGCGAATGCAATGGGAGGTGGAGTTAGCGCGCTTCTTCAATTTTACGCGGTCCGCCCCTCCGCCCGGTCTCCGGTCCCTCCCGAAGGGCAAGAGATATTGCTCCAATGGAACATGGATCTCCTCGGAGTCCTTAGCCACTCTCCTTGTACACAAGCCAAATCCGAACTCCGCTCCGGTCCTCTCCCTCACCGTTCCAGCATTAGCATGC GAGGAACACTATGTTTCAAATCTCAACTTCTCATGGCCGCAAGTGTCTTGCGTTCCTCAATGCCCAGTTAGAGGCAGCAGGGTGGTCTTTGCAAGTTACATGGATTCATTCATCCAG CTTCAGAAGTTTGCTATGCGGTTCTCGACATGTTCTGATGCAGAATCATTCCTTGGTTTTGTGAAGGTGCTGAGTCAACACATGTTACCTCATTCTTCTTTTCTTATTAAATTATTCCTGGTGAAAGCACAATCCTCTATATCTTGTTTTGTTTTACATATTCGCCTGTATGAAGTA GAGATGGTGGATGATACTCCTCATGAATGTGAAATTTCATCTCATTCTGAAATAGTTTCCCCGGCTGGCCTTTATACTAG TGTTGAAGAGCCTATGCCAATGAATGATGGGGGAATTCCAGCTTCTGATGACAACAAAGAGCCGGAGTTATCACAACATTCAATGCTCTTTAGCAGTGCTCCATCGATTTCTTCTGAGCTTCCACACAGCTTTACGGAGCTTCTAAACAATTGCTTGAGCGACAATACTGAAAAAG TTATCGATCAAACAGTTCATATAGGTGAACCTGATCTTGGATCTCATGCTCAG GAGTACCTGGTGAATCCTCTACGACAAG CTGCACCTGAGCAGCTTGGATCAATGGAAGAAGGTGACATCATGGCCAACATTGAG TGCATGTCAGATGCTACTTTTCATG ATATGCTCTCCATGCTGGAGAAGACTATCTATGAGTTGGGTGGTAACTTAGCACTGGAGGTGACTGGCCCCTCTTTTGATGAAAGGCGTGTTAATTCTCCAGGCTCTTAG
- the LOC122038703 gene encoding glycosyltransferase BC10-like isoform X2 yields MKRRSFLPQHRSGRWRIKLLLMVLLLFSCFCLLMLNHYSFSRVFEHSAAEAPPVVDTQKPKIAFLFIARNRLPLEFVWDAFFQGEKEGKFSIFVHSRPGFILNEATTRSAYFYNRQVNNSIQVEWGEASMIEAERILLRNAIKDSFNERFLFLSDSCIPLYNFSYIYKYIMSTTTSFIDSFADTKEGRYNPRMNPVIPVYNWRKGSQWVVLTRKHAQVMINDDAVLPEFERHCRRKSLPEFWRDHPFPADPSKEHNCIPDEHYVQTLIAGLEGEITRRALTHTLWDLSSSKDRQRRGWHPVTYKLSDATPKLINDIKGIDNIYYETEYRREWCRSQGMPSKCFLFARKFTRAAVMGLLNSSVLIIN; encoded by the exons ATGAAGCGGAGGAGCTTTTTGCCGCAGCATCGGAGCGGCAGATGGAGAATCAAGCTGCTGCTGATGGTGCTCCTCTTGTTCTCCTGCTTCTGCTTGCTGATGCTTAACCATTACTCCTTCTCCCGAGTATTCGAGCATAGTGCGGCTGAAGCCCCACCTGTCGTCGACACGCAGAAGCCCAAGATCGCCTTTCTCTTCATAGCGCGCAATCGGCTTCCCTTGGAGTTCGTCTGGGATGcgttttttcaa GGTGAGAAAGAGGGCAAATTTTCGATCTTTGTTCACTCCAGGCCCGGGTTTATACTCAACGAAGCCACCACACGATCTGCCTATTTTTATAATCGTCAAGTCAACAACAGCATACAG GTAGAGTGGGGAGAGGCTAGCATGATTGAAGCAGAGCGTATTTTGCTTAGAAATGCGATCAAGGATTCTTTTAATGAGCGATTTCTTTTTCTGTCAGACAG TTGCATTCCATTATATAACTTCAGTTACATCTACAAATACATAATGTCTACGACAACTAGCTTCATAGACAG TTTTGCTGATACCAAAGAGGGTCGTTATAATCCACGAATGAACCCAGTTATTCCTGTCTACAATTGGAGGAAAGGATCTCAG TGGGTAGTGTTAACAAGAAAACATGCTCAAGTTATGATCAATGATGATGCAGTCTTACCAGAATTCGAAAGGCATTGCAGG AGGAAGTCTTTACCAGAGTTTTGGAGGGATCATCCTTTT CCTGCAGATCCATCCAAGGAGCACAATTGTATACCAGATGAGCATTATGTTCAGACACTGATTGCA GGCCTTGAAGGTGAAATTACACGGAGAGCATTGACACATACATTATGGGATCTTTCATCTTCCAAAGATCGCCAAAGGCGAGGATGGCATCCTGTCACATACAAGCTTTCAGATGCTACACCCAAGCTTATCAATGACATAAAG GGCATAGATAATATATACTACGAGACCGAGTACCGGAGGGAGTGGTGCAGAAGCCAGGGAATGCCATCGAAGTGCTTTCTCTTTGCCAGGAAATTCACACGAGCTGCTGTCATGGGGCTTCTCAATTCG TCAGTGCTAATTATAAATTGA